The following DNA comes from Populus trichocarpa isolate Nisqually-1 chromosome 19, P.trichocarpa_v4.1, whole genome shotgun sequence.
GAAATGCTTTGGATCAATATGctttaattatatgaatttttttttttaaaaaaaaacaaggaaaatgacGCTTTCTTAGGTAAACACAAAAATTTGTGGAGACCTCTTTTTGGAGatatacgtttttttttttttttctttcagaaaaGTAATTCTTAAAGAGAGAGGTAGCCTTCTGTGCATTGAAAGACACCTATAGTCAACCACTATATATTTATCAAAGATATTTATGGTTTCAAAAATTGTGTACACGTAATCAAGATGACAATTGTGGATATGTGAAAGTTGACTTGCGaatattcaaaatatcaaattaaaaaaataaagtgaaaagttttttatttaaaagtaataattgatttaaaaatctcataaaagtaGTTTAAATCATTTGTCATAgccaaataaagaaaagataattaagaaagctatttttttaaaaaaatatgatcagCAATGGTTATGGAAACTCAGATCATTAAAGAAACTAAAAGTAAATATTCAAAGtgaactataataataataataatataaataatttactgTTACCATGTCTGTAGCATTGCCCACCTCTTCCTACCCTATATAATCCCGACGTTTTCATCAGGCTGTGTTACCATCGATTCCTTTGTTCTCCCACCTTAGTTTCCTGCAAATTGATTAGAAATGGCATACAAGATCAAAGTATGGTGCTTGCTACTTGTCCTATTGAAGCTGGTGTCGAATTTGCAAAATTGTGCTCATGCAGCTCCACAGGTgccttgttttttcatatttggagACTCGTTGGCGGATAgtggcaacaacaacaaccttgTAACGGCTGCTAAGGCCAATTACCGCCCATATGGAATTGACTTCCCTAATGGAACCACCGGAAGGTTTACTAATGGCCGAACCGTAGTGGATGTCATTGGTGCTCCCTTCTCATCTCCTTGCACCTTATCACTTTCATATTAGTTTCGAAatgcaaaataatttttctcatatatatataccatCTCGTAGTATAgcgaaatatattaattaatagctTCACGTAAAGTTTCATCATATATTATTGTTCAAGAACAAATTACATCATCTCTCATGAAATATAGTTCAAGAATTACACGCAGTATTTAGTCAAAAGTTGTGAATTGATAGAACAACCTGCATAGAAAAACTTTATAATGCTACAGTGATAATTACAGTacatgagagaagagaaaaaatcatatagatgttcaaaatcataataatgtctttcttcttcttaaaaaattatttcttagttttttttttccctctcttttcatGTGTCTATCTCTTTCACCATAGAATTTATATGTCAAAATCCCCTTAACCGTGATCATAGCAGAACAATTTATTTGCACATACGGATACGGTTCAGATGGTGAATAGACATTACATTTGGGCATTTGCAGGTGAACTTCTGGGCTTTAACCAATTTATTCCACCATTTGCAACTGCTAGAGGCAGAGACATATTGGTTGGTGTTAACTATGCATCTGGGGCAGCAGGGATTCGTGATGAGAGTGGAAGGCAACTGGTACCAAATAATTACGTTGTAGTAATTTTTTGCCTGTGAGTATTTTTACAACGTCCTATGATttaacttctcttttttttttttttttcctatttccgTTGACATGTTCCAGGGTGATAGAATCAGCCTAAATGAGCAATTGCTGAATCATGTTACTACATTGAGTCGCTTGATTCAATTACTAGGGACTAAGCAGGCAGCAGAAAATTACCTTAATAAGTGCTTGTATTATGTCAGCTTGGGCAGTAATGACTACTTAAACAACTACTTCATGCCTAGCAATTATACAACAAGCCGATTATACACCCCTGATCAATATGCCAAGGTTTTAATTGACCAGTATAGTCAGCAAATAAAGGTTGGTATTACTATCCGTTTCGCGAGAAATTTTATGATGCtcaaaatataaacattgaTACTTGGAtacaagaagaaagagagaaaaatataagaaatacttatcattttttatgggactatatgtgattttttctcttattcttgtATCCATCTATTTTATTGAATGAGGATTCGTAGTTAGAGCTTGAAcactataaatgttttttaataattgtatttGCACCTTAATTTATGCATTATAGcccatatatatttcaatttatcttttttgtgaatttatgtcttttgtttctatttttcttcagCTTCTGTACCTCCTAGGAGCCAGGAAAATTGCCTTGCCTGGACTTGGACCAATAGGCAGCATTCCTTACTCATTTTCTACTCTATGCCGCAACAATATCTCTTGTGTGACCAATATAAACAACGCCGTCCTCCCTTTTAACTCAGGACTCGTATCACTTGTTGATCAACT
Coding sequences within:
- the LOC18108678 gene encoding GDSL esterase/lipase At1g29670, coding for MAYKIKVWCLLLVLLKLVSNLQNCAHAAPQVPCFFIFGDSLADSGNNNNLVTAAKANYRPYGIDFPNGTTGRFTNGRTVVDVIGELLGFNQFIPPFATARGRDILVGVNYASGAAGIRDESGRQLGDRISLNEQLLNHVTTLSRLIQLLGTKQAAENYLNKCLYYVSLGSNDYLNNYFMPSNYTTSRLYTPDQYAKVLIDQYSQQIKLLYLLGARKIALPGLGPIGSIPYSFSTLCRNNISCVTNINNAVLPFNSGLVSLVDQLNRELNDARFIYLNSTGMSSGDPSVLGFRVVNVGCCPARGDGQCIQDSTPCQNRTEYVFWDAIHPTEALNQFTARRSYNAFLPSDAYPTDISHLIS